In a single window of the Oscarella lobularis chromosome 2, ooOscLobu1.1, whole genome shotgun sequence genome:
- the LOC136183391 gene encoding uncharacterized protein: MSWQSILAILALCTVALSLDVVPSVSSDASGKVELHVPNGICFTTGKSQNQSAQSPQSIRGPKGDRGDTGPAGRDGKDGRDGRDGASGGSCSPGGGGGGNAMAFSLFESPEYTWMNMNRSRVPTIGKDQVVGIVTFGMEKYYHEQIEPQYVCRFENADGNRLYSTYSPVEPYKRNTIYYNIGCELPDATEWPSHKRRATVTVWYQNRTEVIFKGRPGHNQIDFMTWWTSFSYTIATGVLVIQGDGFNPSVTYTATFTWPNGTVLSLKAKPNAFKTVIFNLKAYQNGFVGKNSVPISIDSPSGPVSYQGNSGGNKVVLQGPTSHSACKTATLLKDTWRKKSNRDQSNIICDSRNLAVGWYRFDASIGGKLPETCVQPKSCGTATPGWLKGIHPSTVGVEVSDTVCFSWGGDCCYWNIGLKIVNCGAYYVYYFNKTPICSAAYCTDA, encoded by the exons ATGAGCTGGCAGTCGATTCTCGCAATTCTTGCTCTTTGCACTGTTGCGCTTTCCCTCGACGTCGTCCCATCCGTGTCGAGTGATGCGTCGGGAAAAGTTGAGCTCCACGTTCCAAACGGAATCTGTTTCACAACGGGAAAATCGCAAAATCAATCCGCTCAATCACCTCAATCGATACGCGGACCCAAGGGAGATCGCGGAGACACTGGACCTGCAG GACGAGACGGCAAGGATGGACGCGACGGACGCGACGGTGCATCGGGCGGTTCCTGCTCgcccggcggcggcggtggcggaaACGCAATggcattttctctcttcgaaTCGCCCGAATACACGTGGATGAACATGAATCGCTCCAGAGTGCCGACAATCGGAAAAGACCAAGTCGTTGGAATCGTTACTTTCGGCATGGAGAAGTACTATCACGAACAAATCGAACCTCAATACGTTTGCCGCTTCGAAAACGCCGACGGGAATCGTCTCTATTCGACCTACTCCCCCGTGGAACCCTATAAAAGAAATAcaatttattacaatatCGGATGTGAGTTGCCCGACGCGACAGAGTGGCCAAGCCACAAACGTCGAGCGACGGTGACCGTTTGGTACCAAAACCGAACGGAGGTGATATTCAAGGGAAGACCGGGTCACAATCAAATTGACTTTATGACCTGGTGGACTTCTTTCTCGTATACAATCGCAACGGGAGTACTTGTCATTCAAGGAGACGGCTTCAATCCGAGCGTGACGTATACTGCTACATTCACGTGGCCAAACGGCACCGTCTTATCTCTCAAGGCCAAGCCCAACGCTTTCAAGACggtcattttcaatttgaaagCGTATCAAAATGGTTTCGTCGGAAAGAATAGCGTCCCTATTAGCATCGATTCGCCAAGTGGCCCTGTCTCATACCAGGGCAACTCTGGAGGTAACAAAGTTGTCCTCCAAGGCCCAACAAGTCATTCGGCTTGTAAAACTGCGACCCTGCTAAAAGACACGTGGAGAAAGAAGTCAAATAGAGATCAATCTAACATTATATGCGATTCAAGGAATCTCGCTGTTGGCTGGTATCGCTTTGACGCGAGCATCGGTGGTAAGTTGCCCGAAACTTGCGTTCAACCGAAAAGCTGCGGAACGGCAACTCCCGGATGGCTCAAAGGTATCCATCCTTCGACGGTCGGAGTTGAGGTCTCGGACACGGTCTGTTTCAGTTGGGGCGGCGATTGCTGCTATTGGAATATTGGACTCAAAATTGTGAATTGTGGAGCCTACTACGTTTACTACTTCAATAAGACGCCCATATGCTCTGCGGCTTATTGCACCGACGCTTAG
- the LOC136183387 gene encoding uncharacterized protein: protein MMTSLQSILAIFALWGAVALSLDVDPSISSDASGKVQLHVPNGICFTTGNQQNQSAQSPQSIRGPKGDRGDTGLAGRDGTNGRDGRDGRDGAAGMPGAPGSNASCSSVGGGVSKAIAFPLFESSDATWLNLNRTEVPTVGKDEILGIVTYGMEKYYHKQATPQYICRFENADGKRLYSAYSPLTPHERNSPYYNIGCRLPNATAWPSNKRRATVTVWFQNRTELKFTGRAGDDNQIDFLTWWSSFTYTTATGEVIIRGGGFNPSVEYTAKFTWPNGTVLSVKANPNAFTSVIFSLKPHQKGFVGKNSVTITIDSASGVVPYKGSAGGNKVVLQEPAKHAACQTAIVLKDAWRKKSNRDQSNVRCDQSTLSVGWYRIDASIGGKLPETCVPKLSCGTHAPGWLQGTHPTVVGVEVSDTVCFHWGSNCCNWNAAVKVVNCGAYYVYYFNRTPVCSLAYCGDV from the exons ATGATGACGAGTTTGCAGTCGATTCTCGCAATTTTTGCTCTTTGGGGAGCTGTGGCACTTTccctcgacgtcgatccgtcCATATCGAGCGACGCGTCGGGAAAAGTTCAACTCCACGTTCCAAACGGAATCTGTTTCACAACAGGAAAtcagcaaaatcaatcaGCCCAATCACCTCAATCGATACGTGGACCCAAAGGAGATCGCGGAGACACGGGTCTTGCAG GACGAGACGGTACCAATGGACGCGATGGACGCGACGGTCGCGACGGTGCCGCTGGTATGCCGGGAGCCCCAGGATCAAATGCTTCGTGTTCgtccgtcggcggcggagtcTCCAAGGCGATTGCGTTTCCTCTCTTTGAATCGTCCGACGCCACGTGGCTCAACTTGAATCGCACCGAAGTGCCGACTGTcggaaaagacgaaatcCTTGGAATCGTCACGTACGGAATGGAGAAGTACTATCACAAACAAGCCACTCCTCAATACATTTGTCGCTTCGAAAATGCCGACGGAAAACGTCTCTATTCAGCCTACTCCCCTCTTACGCCCCACGAAAGAAACTCACCTTATTACAATATTGGATGTCGGTTGCCCAATGCTACAGCGTGGCCAAGCAACAAACGTCGAGCGACGGTCACCGTTTGGTTCCAAAATAGAACGGAGTTGAAATTCACCGGAAGAGCCGGTGACGACAATCAGATTGACTTCTTGACCTGGTGGAGTTCTTTCACGTATACGACTGCAACAGGAGAAGTTATCATTAGAGGAGGCGGCTTCAATCCGAGCGTGGAGTACACTGCTAAATTCACGTGGCCAAACGGCACCGTCTTATCCGTCAAGGCCAATCCGAACGCTTTCACGTCCGTTATTTTCAGTTTGAAACCGCATCAAAAAGGCTTCGTAGGAAAGAATAGCGTCACGATTACCATTGATTCGGCAAGTGGCGTAGTCCCATACAAGGGCTCCGCCGGAGGTAACAAAGTCGTCCTGCAAGAGCCGGCAAAACATGCTGCTTGTCAAACTGCGATCGTACTCAAAGACGCGTGGAGAAAGAAGTCAAACAGAGATCAATCTAACGTCAGATGCGATCAAAGTACCCTCTCTGTTGGATGGTATCGCATTGACGCGAGTATCGGTGGTAAGTTGCCTGAAACTTGCGTTCCAAAGCTAAGCTGCGGTACTCACGCTCCCGGATGGCTCCAAGGAACCCATCCTACAGTGGTCGGAGTTGAGGTCTCGGACACGGTCTGCTTTCATTGGGGTTCAAATTGCTGCAATTGGAATGCTGCGGTCAAAGTTGTGAATTGTGGAGCCTACTACGTCTACTACTTCAACAGAACGCCCGTATGCTCTTTGGCTTATTGCGGCGACGTCTAA
- the LOC136183386 gene encoding uncharacterized protein yields MMTSLQSILAVFALWGAVALSLDVDPSISSDASGKVQLHVPNGICFTTGNQQNQSAQSPQSIRGPKGDRGDTGLAGRDGTNGRDGRDGRDGAAGMPGAPGSNASCSSVGGGAPAGVAFPLFESSDATWLNLNRTEVPTVGINEYLGIVTYGMEKYYHKQATPQYVCRFENADGKRLYSAYSPLEPHERNSPYYNIGCQLPNATVWPTNKRRATVTVWFQNRTELKFAGRAGDDNQIDFMTWWISFSYTIATGEVIIIGDGFNPTVEYTAKFTWPNGTVISVKAKPNAFSTIIFNLKAYQKGFVGKKNVTITIDSASGLVEYQGSAGGDVIVLQEAPKHAACQTATVLKDAWRKKSNRDQNNLKCDQSTLPVGWYRIDASIGGKLPETCVPTQSCGTHAPGWLQGTHPKTVGVEVSDTVCFHWSSNCCNWSAAVKIVNCGAYYVYYFNRTPVCHLAYCGDA; encoded by the exons ATGATGACGAGTTTGCAGTCGATTCTCGCCGTTTTTGCTCTTTGGGGAGCTGTTGCGCTTTCCCTCGACGTTGATCCGTCCATATCGAGCGACGCGTCGGGAAAAGTCCAGCTCCACGTTCCAAACGGAATCTGTTTCACAACAGGAAAtcagcaaaatcaatcaGCCCAATCACCCCAATCGATACGCGGACCCAAAGGAGATCGCGGAGACACGGGTCTTGCAG GACGAGATGGTACGAATGGACGCGACGGTCGCGACGGTCGCGATGGTGCCGCCGGTATGCCGGGAGCCCCAGGATCAAATGCTTCGTGTTCgtccgtcggcggcggagctCCCGCGGGAGTTGCGTTTCCTCTCTTTGAATCATCCGACGCCACGTGGCTCAACTTGAATCGCACCGAAGTGCCGACCGTCGGAATCAACGAATACCTTGGAATCGTTACGTACGGCATGGAGAAGTACTATCACAAACAAGCCACTCCTCAGTACGTTTGTCGTTTCGAAAACGCCGACGGCAAACGTCTCTATTCAGCCTACTCCCCTCTTGAGCCCCACGAAAGAAACTCACCTTATTATAACATCGGATGCCAGTTGCCCAATGCTACAGTGTGGCCAACCAACAAACGTCGAGCGACGGTCACCGTTTGGTTCCAAAACCGAACGGAGTTGAAATTCGCCGGAAGAGCCGGTGACGACAATCAGATTGACTTCATGACGTGGTGGATCTCGTTTTCGTATACAATTGCAACAGGAGAAGTCATCATCATTGGCGACGGCTTCAATCCGACCGTGGAGTACACTGCGAAATTCACGTGGCCAAACGGCACCGTCATATCCGTCAAGGCCAAACCCaacgctttctcgacgattattttcaatttgaaagCGTATCAGAAAGGTTTCGTCGgcaagaaaaacgtcacgaTTACCATTGATTCGGCAAGTGGCCTAGTTGAATATCAGGGCTCCGCCggaggtgacgtcatcgtcctGCAAGAGGCGCCTAAACACGCTGCTTGTCAAACTGCGACCGTACTCAAAGACGCGTGGAGAAAGAAGTCAAACAGAGATCAAAATAACCTCAAATGTGACCAAAGTACCCTCCCTGTTGGATGGTATCGCATTGACGCGAGTATCGGTGGTAAGTTGCCTGAAACTTGCGTTCCAACGCAAAGCTGCGGTACTCACGCTCCCGGATGGCTCCAAGGAACCCATCCTAAAACGGTCGGAGTTGAGGTCTCGGACACGGTCTGTTTCCATTGGAGTTCGAATTGCTGCAATTGGAGTGCTGCGGTCAAAATAGTGAATTGTGGAGCCTACTACGTCTACTACTTCAACAGAACGCCCGTCTGTCATCTGGCTTATTGCGGCGACGCCTAA
- the LOC136183384 gene encoding epsin-2-like, whose translation MPIRRQIKNVVNNYTEGEVKVREATSNDPWGPSSTLMSEIADATYNVMEFGPVMTMVWRRLNDHGKNWRHVYKALVVLEYLIKTGSERVYQQSREHVFTIQTLKDFQFVDKDGKDQGVNVREKAKQLVLLLKDDDRLKAEREKALKAKERFAQANTAISSSQVAVKFGGNKKQTPAAAGSGTVRVPVVSHVATTTPTTQPTETNQATTTTTTTTTPPIEQARPTDTAEEDMQLQLAIALSRQQAEHDKELRMAEEVRLQRVIEQSKATTSQPTPGGATLLDISAQSSSSAKSGFESDFVSPDPWSVKNPAGGANSGDPWAPAAAAAASARRQVPAWESMDTPFGAGPAPVQSPPAQPVKEPYDVFGAAPAPVETAAAAPVAFDMTPIQQSLPHGGGGGDPPPTDKKPQAFLGEHSSLVNVDSLLGNKPSIPPAAASSNPFLSNAPSAAAVTAPASTFGPSFSVKPMQTSNPFANAQKPKTKTLNELRTQTSMGYTSGPSSGSLLPPPLLPDSSAPVRSGQPAPGLTYSAQQSAFSGGFGQPVPSQGGNPFSSNNSGGFQW comes from the coding sequence AtgccgattcgtcgtcaaatcaaGAATGTCGTGAACAACTACACGGAAGGCGAAGTGAAAGTGCgcgaggcgacgtcgaacgatccGTGGGGCCCCAGTTCGACGTTGATGTCGgaaatcgccgacgcgacgtaCAACGTAATGGAATTCGGTCCCGTCATGACGATGGTCTGGCGCCGATTGAACGATCACGGCAAAAATTGGCGTCACGTTTACAAAGCGCTCGTCGTTTTGGAATATCTCATCAAAACGGGCTCCGAACGCGTCTATCAGCAATCGCGCGAGCACGTCTTTACCATACAAACGCTCAAGGACTTTCAGTTCGTCGATAAGGACGGAAAGGATCAGGGCGTGAACGTACGGGAAAAAGCGAAGCAactcgttcttcttctcaaggacgacgatcgactcaAAGCGGAGCGCGAAAAAGCTCTCAAAGCCAAAGAACGATTCGCTCAAGCGAATACGGCGATTAGTTCGTCGCAAGTCGCTGTGAAATTCGGCGGTAATAAGAAACAGACGCCGGCCGCCGCCGGTAGTGGCACAGTCAGAGTGCCGGTCGTCAGTCATGTAGCgacgaccacgcccactaCGCAACCCACCGAAACGAATCAAGCGACGACTACGACTACGACTACGACCACGCCGCCCATCGAGCAAGCGCGACCGACTGACACGGCCGAAGAAGACATGCAGCTTCAATTGGCAATCGCTTTGAGTCGACAGCAAGCCGAACACGATAAAGAGCTTCGAATGGCCGAAGAGGTTCGTCTACAGCGCGTCATCGAACAAAGCAAGGCGACGACTAGTCAACCGACCCCTGGAGGAGCTACGTTACTCGATATATCCGCTCAgtcatcgtcatcggcgAAGAGCGGTTtcgaaagcgatttcgtGTCTCCGGATCCGTGGTCAGTCAAAAATCCGGCCGGCGGCGCTAACAGCGGCGATCCGTGGGCtcccgcggcggcggcggcggcgtctgCGCGGCGTCAAGTTCCCGCATGGGAATCCATGGATACGCCTTTTGGCGCTGGCCCGGCGCCCGTTCAGTCACCCCCCGCTCAACCAGTCAAAGAGCCGTATGATGTATTCGGCGCCGCACCTGCGCCCGTCGAAACGGCAGCAGCGGCACCGGTGGCATTTGACATGACGCCCATACAGCAATCCCTCCCACacggtggtggtggtggtgatCCGCCGCCGACTGATAAGAAACCTCAAGCTTTTCTCGGCGAACATTCCAGTTTGGtcaacgtcgattcgttgctAGGCAACAAGCCGTCCATTCCCCCCGCTGCCGCCTCGTCGAACCCGTTTCTCTCCAATGCTCCttcagcggcggcggtgacggCACCCGCCTCCACGTTCGGACCGAGTTTTTCCGTGAAGCCCATGCAGACGTCGAATCCATTTGCAAACGCACAAAAACCCAAGACAAAAACGTTGAATGAATTGCGCACTCAGACGTCAATGGGTTACACTTCCGGGCCGAGTAGCGGTTCACTTTTGCCGCCACCTCTTCTGCCAGATTCCTCCGCGCCCGTACGGTCTGGTCAACCGGCTCCTGGCCTCACCTATTCCGCCCAACAGAGCGCTTTCTCCGGCGGTTTCGGTCAGCCAGTGCCTTCCCAAGGAGGAAATCCCTTTAGTAGTAATAATAGTGGTGGATTTCAGTGGTAA